A single Hypanus sabinus isolate sHypSab1 chromosome 24, sHypSab1.hap1, whole genome shotgun sequence DNA region contains:
- the LOC132380526 gene encoding histone H4 — translation MSGRGKGGKGLGKGGAKRHRKVLRDNIQGITKPAIRRLARRGGVKRISGLIYEETRGVLKVFLENVIRDAVTYTEHAKRKTVTAMDVVYALKRQGRTLYGFGG, via the coding sequence ATGTCTGGCAGAGGAAAAGGAGGCAAAGGACTCGGCAAAGGTGGAGCCAAGCGGCACCGTAAAGTGCTCCGTGATAACATCCAGGGCATCACCAAACCAGCCATCCGCCGTCTGGCTCGGCGTGGCGGCGTCAAGCGAATCTCGGGTCTAATCTACGAGGAGACCCGCGGTGTActgaaggtcttcctggagaatGTGATCCGCGACGCCGTCACCTACACGGAGCACGCCAAGCGCAAGACAGTCACTGCCATGGATGTGGTGTACGCTCTGAAACGCCAGGGCCGCACTCTCTATGGCTTCGGCGGTTGA
- the LOC132380510 gene encoding histone H1-like: MTETAAAEVAPPAAPAAATKAPKKKKTTARTKPAGPKLGEQIYKIVADCRSHRGVSIVAIKKELAANGVDVEKLKNQIKMVIKRKLESGSLVHTKGAGASGSFKVAKKDSTGKIAKKVKKPAAKKSQIKKPAIKKTAAKKTAKKSPAKKQSVKKPATKKTAAKKPATKKSAKKPKSPKKTSAPKAKAAKKSAKPKPKAKSVKAKAAAKK, translated from the coding sequence ATGACCGAGACCGCCGCCGCTGAAGTCGCTCCTCCAGCGGCGCCCGCAGCTGCAACCAAGGCTCCCAAGAAGAAGAAGACGACCGCCCGGACCAAGCCAGCCGGTCCCAAACTGGGCGAACAGATCTACAAGATTGTGGCGGATTGCCGCAGTCACCGAGGGGTGTCCATAGTCGCGATAAAGAAGGAGTTGGCCGCAAACGGCGTCGATGTGGAAAAGCTCAAAAATCAGATCAAGATGGTAATTAAGAGGAAATTGGAAAGCGGCTCCCTGGTTCACACCAAGGGCGCAGGTGCCTCCGGCTCCTTCAAGGTCGCTAAAAAGGACAGTACCGGGAAAATCGCAAAAAAAGTTAAGAAACCAGCGGCTAAGAAATCACAGATCAAGAAGCCGGCGATCAAGAAAACTGCGGCCAAGAAAACAGCAAAGAAATCTCCCGCCAAGAAACAAAGTGTTAAGAAACCGGCCACTAAAAAGACGGCAGCTAAGAAACCAGCGACCAAGAAGTCTGCGAAGAAGCCCAAGAGCCCCAAGAAGACTTCAGCTCCGAAGGCGAAGGCGGCCAAGAAGTCGGCAAAACCCAAACCGAAGGCGAAATCGGTGAAAGCCAAGGCGGCAgccaaaaagtaa
- the LOC132380513 gene encoding histone H2A-like codes for MRFKQRFWRAVSNFSLFSESERLFSAPLLLFLDWRIRQLSHLFFPMKLSVVAPIINVPLHSSKRYKKGESRKYFHILSERSAVVFKMSGRGKTSGKARSKAKSRSSRAGLQFPVGRVHRLLRKGNYAERVGAGAPVYLAAVLEYLTAEILELAGNAARDNKKTRIIPRHLQLAVRNDEELNKLLGGVTIAQGGVLPNIQAVLLPKKTGGASK; via the coding sequence ATGAGGTTTAAACAAAGATTTTGGCGGGCTGTTTCAAATTTCAGTTTATTTTCGGAGAGTGAGCGGTTATTTTCCGCGCCTCTGCTGTTGTTTCTTGATTGGCGAATAAGACAGCTCTCTCATTTGTTCTTTCCAATGAAATTAAGCGTTGTTGCGCCAATCATAAACGTTCCGCTGCATTCCTCCAAAAGGTACAAGAAGGGCGAGAGTCGGAAATATTTCCATATTCTCTCTGAAAGATCTGCTGTGGTTTTCAAAATGAGCGGACGAGGAAAAACTAGCGGCAAAGCTCGGTCTAAGGCCAAGTCTCGCTCGTCCCGGGCCGGACTGCAGTTCCCGGTGGGCCGTGTTCACAGGCTGCTGAGAAAGGGTAACTATGCTGAGCGGGTGGGTGCCGGAGCCCCAGTCTAtctggctgctgtgctcgagTATCTGACGGCTGAAATCCTTGAGCTGGCCGGCAACGCGGCCCGGGACAACAAAAAGACCCGCATCATCCCCAGGCATCTGCAGCTGGCCGTCCGCAACGACGAGGAGCTCAACAAGCTGCTGGGAGGGGTGACCATCGCTCAGGGCGGGGTGCTGCCCAACATCCAGGCCGTGCTGTTGCCCAAGAAAACCGGCGGAGCCAGCAAGTGA